ACAAACGTTACAATCCTATAAAACAAAGGTAATCGATGGGCTCAGAGCCGGCGTTGAACGTCTATGCCAGGAAAATAAAATTGAAATCATCCGTGGGAAAGCTACATTCACCTCTGTAGATAGAATCGGCGTAGAAAATGGGCATCAGTTCGACATTTATGAATTTAAACAAGCAATCATAGCAACTGGAAGTTCGCAGGTCCTGCCATCTATTTTGAAGGAAAAAGGAAATCGGATTCTGCTGTCCCGGGAGGTCTTCGAGCTTGAAGAAGTGCCGGAACATCTACTTGTGCTAGGACACGACACGATTGCACTTGAAGTGGCTTCCAGCTATGCAGCCTTTGGAGCGAAGGTCAGTATTCTTCTACCGGAAAATACTGGCCTTCCATTTGATGAATCAGTCAATAAAGAACTGTTGCGGATTTGTAAAAAGAGGAAAATAAACGTCGTCAAAGATGCAGATATAGTTACTGTAACTGAGCAGGATAACGGAATTACAATTGTATGTAAGACCGGGAAGGACGTGCATGAAACAATACATGGGTCGGATCTATTCATTTCCGAAGGAAGGAAACCAAATCTGGCTCCGTTAGGCATCAACCGCTTCGGAATTGAATTGACAGCTGAAGGTTTCGTCAAAGTGGACGGGAATATGCAATCGTCAATCCCATCCATTTATGCGATTGGTGATGTGACGGAAGGGCCGCTTCTTGCGGTTAAGGCAATCAAACAGGGGAAAGTGGCCGCCGAAGCAATTGCCGGAGGAAAACCGGAAGCTGATCTTACTTTCTTGCCAATTGTAGCTCATACACTACCGCCAGTTGCTTCCGTCGGTCTTACGGAGAAACAAGCACGTGATTTTGAAATCGATGTTCGCGTCAGTCAATTTGCACTTGGAGGGAATGGCTATGCGGCAATCACCGGCAAAAAAGACGGATTTGTCAAAGTGATTTCTGATTCAACGACAGATCTCGTAGTGGGGATTCATATGATAGGGGATGGAGCCATTGAAATGTCGGGCTCTTTTGTCCAGTTGTTGGAGATGGCGGCGAAAGAAGAAGATATAACATTTCCGACGTATGCACATCCGAGCTACAATGAAGGGCTGCTAGAAGCGGTGGAAGGACTAATCGGACAGGCGATTCATGCTGCCCCAGCCAAGAGAATACCACAAGATTTGTCAAGAAAGTGAAGGAGGGGCGGAGTGGCACGCTTTGTTCATAAAATGGACTCTGTGTACGCTCTGAAAGGGTAATGAAAAATTTAACTGTTTCAAATGATGGGATAATCATGTATTATATTCTGTAATATATAGCTTTACAAGTTGGAATATTCAGTTTAGTTAACCTTGGAGCAAAGGATGTCTGCAGCTTGGAAGACGTCTAGCGTGAAATGGTTTTAGACGCTCGTTTGTTCAACTTGTATAGCAATGTAATTGATAATAGGGGGAGAAAGAATGAAGAGAAAATGGAACAAAGCGTTGGCTGCGATTTTTGGTGCTACCCTGCTTCTTTCAGCATGCGGCACCTCATCAGGGGGAAGTACGACCACTGCTGAAAAAGAAAAGACCTATAAAATCGGTGTCACGCAAATTGTCGAACACCCATCCTTGAACGCAGCATACGACGGCTTCAAGAAGGCGCTTGAAGATGCAGGAGTTAAAGCTGAATATGATGTTCAAATTGCTCAGGGAGATAACAGTGCAAATACGACGATTGCAACTAACCTCGTAAGTTCCGGAGTCGATCTAATTTTTGCAAACTCGACACCAAGTGCACAAGCTGTAGCAGGCGCAACACCAGATATTCCGATTGTTTTCACTTCGGTAACGGATGCTGTCGGCGCTGAACTCGTTGACTCAATGGAGAGTCCGGGCGGGAACGTAACGGGTACGATTGATAATCATCCCGATGCAATTCCAAATACAATGAAGTTCCTTAAAGAGGAATTAGGCGCGAAAAAGGTTGGTATGGTATTCAACTCAGGAGAGGCAAACTCCCGTGCCCAAGTGGATGCAGTAAAAGAAATGCTGAAAGACATGGATATGACTGTTGTTGAGGCATCTGTTGCTACGTCCGCAGATGTAAAGCAAGCGACAGAATCATTGATTGGCAAAGTCGATTCTTTATACATCATTACGGATAATACAGTTGTATCTGCACTAGAATCAGTCGTTCAAGTAGCCAATGAACAAAAACTACCAATGATGGTCGGAGAATTTGACTCTGTAAAACGTGGCGGTTTGGCTGCATATGGATTTGAGTATTATGACATCGGCTATGAAGCGGGTCAAATGGCTGCGAAAATATTAAAAGGTGAAAGCAAACCTGCTGATTTACCTGTCCAAGTTCCACAAAACTTGAAACTGATCATGAACGAAGATACAGCAACAGCATTGGGACTCTCCATTAAAGATGAGTGGAAAGTCGAATTTAGTGAATAAGTAGGAGATGATTCTTTATGTTTGCATCACTTTTTGGCGCTTTTGAACAAGGAATCATCTTTGCAATCATGGCACTCGGAGTGTATTTATCATTTCGAGTGCTGGATTTCCCGGATCTGACGGTGGATGGAAGTTTTGTCTCGGGAGCTGCAGTTGCTGCTACCATGATACTATTCGGCTATCATCCAGCCATTGCAACGGCAGTAGCACTTATCGTCGGTTTCATGGCAGGCTGTGTAACGGGACTACTGCATACAAAAGGAAAGATTAATGCGCTGCTTGCCGGGATCTTAATGATGATTGCTTTGTATTCCATTAATTTGCGCATTATGGGCCTTACAACTGAAAATTCTATTGGTCGCCCTAATATACCTTTGTTAAATGCGGAGACGCTATTTAGTAAATTTAAAGCGTTTCTAGCTCCACTGGGCATTGATAATGCACTCAATCAATTACTTAGTATGATGGGTGTCCGCTATTTACCTTCTACTTGGGCAACATTATTCATCGTGGCAATCATCGTTATAATCATTAAATTCATTGTAGATTGGTTCTTGAAAACAGAAGTGGGACTAGCGATTCGTGCAACCGGAGACAATAAAAAAATGATAAGGAGCTTATCAGCAAACACGGATACACTCGTCATCATTGGGCTTGGTTTCTCGAATGCGCTTGTCGCCTTTTCAGGGGCGTTATTCGCGCAATACACAAAGTCTGCCGATATTAGCATGGGAATCGGAATGATTATCATCGGTTTAGCCTCTGTCATTATTGGTGAAGCAATCTTTGGAACCAAGACAATTGTGCGAACAACGTTAGCGGTTATTGTAGGAGCAATCATTTATAGGATTGTACTAGCGCTTGCGCTGCGGGTTGATTTTCTTGATACAGGAGATATGAAGTTAATTACAGCAGCAATTGTCATCTGCGCTTTGATTTTACCTCAGTATTTTGAAAAACGGCGTGAAAAGGCGAGAAAAGCGAGGCGTCACGAAGAACGTTTGGCCGAACGCAATTTTTCTCTCAACAAGGAGGGGAATGCAATTGTTGAAGCTCGAACAAATAAATAAAATCTTCAATGAAGCAACTCCTGATGAAAAGATTGCGTTAGATGAAATCAATCTCGAGTTGAAATCCGGTGATTTTGTGACCGTAATCGGAAGCAATGGTGCTGGAAAATCGACAATGTTAAATATGATTTCCGGAGCCCTTACCCCTGACTTCGGGAATATTGAAATTGCGGGTAAAGAAGTTACAAAATTGCCGGAGTATGTCCGTTCACGAATGATCGGAAGGGTTTTCCAAGATCCGATGGCAGGTACTGCCCCTTCGATGACCATTGAAGAGAACCTGGCAATGGCGTATTCACGGGATAAAAAACGAGTGTTGCGGAGAGGTGTTGATAAAAAACGCCGGGAATATTTCCGCAGCTCGCTTGAAACATTGCATTTGAATTTAGAGAATAGGTTGAATGCAAAAGTAGGCATGTTATCTGGTGGAGAGCGTCAGGCGCTGTCTTTGCTAATGGCGACATTCACCCAGCCGTCGATTCTGCTGCTAGATGAGCATACAGCCGCTCTAGACCCATCCCGTGCAGAATTGATTACAAATTTAACAAAACAACTTGTTGAAAAAGATCAATTAACAACGCTGATGATTACACATAATATGCAACAGGCACTGGACCTCGGGAACAGACTGATTATGATGGATAAAGGCCAGATAATATTGGAAGTGGGAGCCGAAGATAAGAAGGGACTCACAATTGATAAACTGATGTCTGAATTCCAACGCATTCGCGGTGAAAAATTAACGAGTGATAAAGCCTTACTAGTAGTTTGATTAACTAGTTCACGAAACTAATAAGGGGCGTCACAGAAAGTCAGATTTCATGGACTTTCCGGGATGCCCCTTTTTGCATCAGCTGTCAGGACTTGCCTCGGTTTCATCCAATGGAATCGGTTTGTAGCCTTCATATTGTCTTTCAACCGCAATCGGCTCATTGTTGTGTTCTTTTTTCAGCTGCCCGTTGATATAAAGCAGCAAAGCGCCTTCCTGAACAGCATCGAAATACCGTTTCGCTTCGTTGTCGGAGAAACCGGCGTCCTTCAGCAAGCGACGTACGTTATGTTCGCCGGCAAGAAACCCCATGAAGTGATTGAAAAGGTTATACGGTGAGTCCTCACCTTCTTTCAGCGCATTGCTCCGCAGTTCGTCAATTGCCAAGTCATCCTTCATGACAATATACAAATCCTCTTCCTCCACACCTTCATGCTTCAACTCCACTATTTTAGACATCAATCGCTCGCTGTTCGGGAATGATCCGATGAATGTTTTATTCATATTGTTCCTCCTCTACTGTCTTTGTCTTCGGAAAATACCCTTGTTGGCGGAAAAGGAAACAAATATGATAATCCTTTCAAGTTAAAATGCGAACAATAGGCGGTCCTGACGACATAGTATAGGAGAAAGACTCGGTAGAGGAGCTTGCAATTTGGATAGTTCGAAGATTCATCATAGTGATAAGCCGACCGCTTTTCCGGCGAATCAAGATCGATTCGTCTGGAATCCGCATATGGAATTCATCAAGAGCCAAAGTGCGGTCAATGCGCAGCTTTTGACTGCGGTCGAAAAGTTGGAAAAAGTTTGTTGCAAAATATTAGATAATGTTTCTAACCAACAGCATGTCCATCGGAACCGCTATCTTCATTTGCGGGACAGGATTTGGGAAGTTCATGAAAAGTTGAGATCAGAATCAATCAGGCAGGAAGCCATACGTGAAGAGATCGGGAAACAAGGGCAAGCCGTTTTCCGCTTGCGCAAAAGCTTTCAAAACCACCGGATGTCGATGCGCCAATTCACGATCCACCAATACGATGATCTGCATGATGTGCTAGACATGCTCGAGCGGATTAATGCGAACCATGAGCAGATACTTGCAAACCAACAGTTCAATTCGGGCGACGAGTGAATCGTCCCCGAGTTGAACTTATTTTATGGTTCCCCCTCCAATTGTCTCGATTTCGAGAATTAATTAAGGACAACCAAGCACACGTCCTATATGTCGAGAAATTATAGTAATACAGTATAAGGACCCTTGAAAAACAGATGGGATTTGATAACGTCAAGGAGGTGAACAAGCCATTAGTTACACATCTGGTAAAAAATATTATAGAGAATCGGGCAGAGACAGCATCCTTGCCAATTTAATCCCTTCATCAAGCGGTCGAAAACGTAGTAACTACGCATCATCTCAACACGAAAAAGTGTCTCACCCCAAATTTAGACACTTTTAACACAGAAAAACCCGCAGAGCATTTCCACCTCTGCGGGTCCATATTGTTCCGCTTACTTAAAAGCGTTCGTCATCCCATTTCTTGCGCATCGTAAGCTCATCGACAAATTCATCTTGTACATCAACTTCACCTGATTGCTCAAAATGAGCTTCTTCGCGTCTAATGGTTTCATTTACTGATTCTGTATCTGCGACTTGTCGTTTTCCAACGACGATTTCCTCCGTAACATACGGCTTTTTAGTCACTTCCAAGCGTTCCTCAGTTATCGGGACGCGGATCGTTTCTTCATCCTGCATCATTTTGAATTCATCAACATCCGATTCGTACTCATTGACAGGACGGCGTTCAACGTAAACTTCTTCACGCATTACAGGGACATCGAAGGACTGTTCTTCTTCAACGACGTCCTTGTGAAGTGTGACTTCGCCTCTTTCGACCTCTTCTTTGTCCACGCTGAGTCGCTCTTCACGCAAGCGCATTTTTTCCTCTTGCATCTTCCTATCGAATTGACTCGTTTCATTTAAGTTGTTCGTATATCCATACGCGCTGTTCGGAGGTGTTTCATAGTCAGACTGGCTGCGCAGCGCTTCACCACCGACTCTCCCGAAAGTATCATTGGATCCTTCGTATAAATTGGAATCTTGGAATGCTGCAGATGTTGCATCATAGTGAGATCGATTCAATTCATTTTCCTCAAACTCGGAAACGCGGTTTGCGCCTAAGTTCGGATCGACGCCAACATCAGCAACGCCGAATCGTTCGCTACTATTCGTATGAAGTCGATTTAATTCGCCTTCATCGACATACAGTAGCTTCCCGCCATTTTGAATTTCAGTATAATAATTGTCCATGTCGCCATCAGCGACGCCGGCTTCATGCAACATGCTGCGGACATGATTTTCACCGGTCAGGAAATTCATGAAACGGTCAAACCATGATTCCGGGGCCGTCTGTACATCCCCGTATTTCATTCCTTGGAACATCGTCACATCTGAATCATCTTGCGCAATGACATAGATATTTTCTCCATCGATTCCTTGAGTTTTCAAGTCATCTATTTTCGTCATCAATTCCGAGTCGTTGTGATACATACCGATAAATTTTTTATCATTCATGTTATATCTCTCCTTCTCTATAATTGATGGTACAGTCTTTTAAATACCCATTCTGACAGGATGGAAACTTCCCTGAATGAAAGACCTACTATGCAATTAATTATGAATAGAATATTATTAGTAGAGCAGGGGGGAGAATTTTCATGCAGAAGAAAATAATAGCTTTCATAATGATATTTTGTTTATTCATCACTTTCAACGATCCGTCGGCGGCTAGAGTAATAGATGAATCGGGCACCAAGCAATCCGGAAAAGCCGCTCCAGTGCACTATGCAATCAGCGTTCCGGTGACGAACGTGTGGCGTGTGCCGAATAAGACACGTAAAATCGATGCGGTTTCCATAGTCGCGATGCCGGATATGGCGAAGTGGACGAAAGGTCTGACAGTTGCGGAGAAGAATTGGCTGATCGGTCGGACCGATACGCAAGCTCTATACGGGGATGAAGTTGAAGTGTTAAAGTCGAGCGGGGACTGGCTCTATATTGCAGTGGTCGACCAGTTTAATAAAGGCCAGGCGAAAGGCTACGAGGGATGGGTGCCTAAATTGCATGTAAAAGCTTATTCTCCCGGTGAGGGCGGTTCGGAAATCGCGGTCGTCACTACGAAAATTTCTTCCTTATATAATAAACCAAAACTTCATGATAACTATAAATTCATCGATATCAGCTATACCACGATACTCCAAGTTGTGAAGGAGGAAAGGGAGTGGCTGCAAGTACAGACGAAAACTGACGGCTTGAAATATGTCCGCAAGAAGGAATTCAAAGTTTACAAGGACTTTGCATCCATTCCGAAGCCGACACAAAAGGAGCTTGTCGACAGCGCGAAGCAATATATCGGCCTGCCGTATTTGTGGGCGGGTGTATCAGCGTATGGATTTGATTGTTCGGGATTGATGTATTCGGTCTATAAAAATCACGGCATCCTCATCCCCCGCGATTCATCCGTCCAAGCAACACAAGGGACCGCGGTGAAACGTAAGGACTTGCAGCCCGGTGATCTCCTGTTTTTCGCGCATGATAAAGGAAAAGGGAAAGTGTATCACGTCTCGATGTATATCGGCGGCGGCAATATGGTGCACGCCCCGAACTCATCACGCAAAGTCGAAATTGTGAGCATCAACTCAGGCACGTATAAAACAAATTACGCCGGCGCCCGTAGATACTTGAAATGAAATGAAAAACGGCCCTTTCCGAACTGGAAAGGGCCGTTCCGCGCTCAAAGCGTTAGGTTTCGCGCTCAAAACGAAAGGTTCCGCGTCCGAAGCACAAATCCGATTTGCTCTTCCAGTTCTACATTCCGGTGCTAAGCATTATAGTATAACAACGCCATGGGAGGGATGCTGTGTTAATTGATGGGGTATTTGCAGGTGGCGGATTGAAGGGGTTTGCTTTGGTCGGTGCGTATCAGGCATTGGAGGAGAAGGGGTATCGTTTCAAGAGGGTGGCGGGGACGAGTGCCGGAGCGATCCTCGCGTGCTTCATTGCCGCAGGATATACGGGCAAAGAAATCGAGCAGATGATGCAGGAAGAGGATTTGAAATTATTGCTCGATCCCCGAAAGATGATTCTTCCAATACCATTCATGAAATGGCTGCTGCTCTATTTGCGCATGGGTCTTTATCAAGGAAATGCCCTCGAGGACTGGTTCTTTGAAAAGCTGTCGGCAAAAGGGATTTACAATTTTGCGGATTTGCCAGAAGGATCGCTTAAACTGGTGGCGTCAGATCTGACAAACGGAAAAATGATTGTACTGCCCGACGACCTCGTCCACTATGGCATCGAGCCGGGAATGTTTTCAATTGCGCGCGCGCTTCGGATGAGCTGTTCTATTCCGTTTTTCTTTGAACCGGTCCGTTTTAAGGCACCTACTGGAGAAACGATCGTTGTCGATGGTGGGGTGCTAAGCAATTTCCCGATGTGGATTTTCGATGATGCGGAAGGCAGGCGGGAGCGCCCATTGATTGGCATGAAGCTGAGCCATCGGAAAGATCAGATGGGCGGCAAGGAAATCAGCAATGCACTCAACTTGTTCGAAGCATTGTTTTCCACGATGAAGAACGCGCACGACGACCGTTATATTTCTCGAAAGCACGAAAAGGAAATCATATTTATACCGGTCGAGCAATACAGCGCGACACAATTCAATATGGAGGACGAACAGAAAGATGCACTCATGTCGATCGGAAAGTCTCGTGCAAATGAGTTTCTAAGAACTTGGCCTCATTCAATGGAAGGAACCCGGAAATACAGAATGATTGTCTAAAGCTAAAAAAACCGCCTGCACGTTAGTGTGCAAGCGGTTTTGCTTATATTATAATCTTTTGAAGCTGTGGAATTTCGATTTCCAATAGCTATTGTTCAAGCTTACGACTTGAGATTGCTTTCCACCGGCATGGACGAACTTGTTGTTGCCGACGTAAATGCCAACGTGGGAAATCCCTTTACGGTACGTGTTTTGGAAGAATACCAAATCTCCCGGTTGCGGCTTGCTCACTTTTTTCGATTGCGCGTATTGTCCTAATGTATCACGGGCAACCGATTTGCCGGATTGCTTATAGACGTATTGAACGAAACCGCTGCAGTCGAACCCTTTTGTAGTCGTTCCGCCAAAACGATAAGGAATGCCTGTCATTCCAGTTGCACGTTTTACAACTTTGTCTGAAAGGGCGACATTCGTATTGCTTTTCGCTACTGTTACTGATTGCTTTGTCAATAAAGTGCTGAGTGCCCAGCCTGTTTTGCCATTCACTTTTACTTGGTACCATACTTCTTTGCCGACTTTCTTTTCGCTGACGTAAGTGGCTTTTGTACC
The sequence above is drawn from the Sporosarcina luteola genome and encodes:
- a CDS encoding YsnF/AvaK domain-containing protein; the protein is MNDKKFIGMYHNDSELMTKIDDLKTQGIDGENIYVIAQDDSDVTMFQGMKYGDVQTAPESWFDRFMNFLTGENHVRSMLHEAGVADGDMDNYYTEIQNGGKLLYVDEGELNRLHTNSSERFGVADVGVDPNLGANRVSEFEENELNRSHYDATSAAFQDSNLYEGSNDTFGRVGGEALRSQSDYETPPNSAYGYTNNLNETSQFDRKMQEEKMRLREERLSVDKEEVERGEVTLHKDVVEEEQSFDVPVMREEVYVERRPVNEYESDVDEFKMMQDEETIRVPITEERLEVTKKPYVTEEIVVGKRQVADTESVNETIRREEAHFEQSGEVDVQDEFVDELTMRKKWDDERF
- a CDS encoding C40 family peptidase; this translates as MQKKIIAFIMIFCLFITFNDPSAARVIDESGTKQSGKAAPVHYAISVPVTNVWRVPNKTRKIDAVSIVAMPDMAKWTKGLTVAEKNWLIGRTDTQALYGDEVEVLKSSGDWLYIAVVDQFNKGQAKGYEGWVPKLHVKAYSPGEGGSEIAVVTTKISSLYNKPKLHDNYKFIDISYTTILQVVKEEREWLQVQTKTDGLKYVRKKEFKVYKDFASIPKPTQKELVDSAKQYIGLPYLWAGVSAYGFDCSGLMYSVYKNHGILIPRDSSVQATQGTAVKRKDLQPGDLLFFAHDKGKGKVYHVSMYIGGGNMVHAPNSSRKVEIVSINSGTYKTNYAGARRYLK
- the lpdA gene encoding dihydrolipoyl dehydrogenase, which encodes MVVGEISQQRNLVIIGGGPGGYTAAIRAAQLGLTVTLVEQSSMGGVCLNEGCIPSKVFTHAAGKRSETVHLREIGIGEGEDTFNLQTLQSYKTKVIDGLRAGVERLCQENKIEIIRGKATFTSVDRIGVENGHQFDIYEFKQAIIATGSSQVLPSILKEKGNRILLSREVFELEEVPEHLLVLGHDTIALEVASSYAAFGAKVSILLPENTGLPFDESVNKELLRICKKRKINVVKDADIVTVTEQDNGITIVCKTGKDVHETIHGSDLFISEGRKPNLAPLGINRFGIELTAEGFVKVDGNMQSSIPSIYAIGDVTEGPLLAVKAIKQGKVAAEAIAGGKPEADLTFLPIVAHTLPPVASVGLTEKQARDFEIDVRVSQFALGGNGYAAITGKKDGFVKVISDSTTDLVVGIHMIGDGAIEMSGSFVQLLEMAAKEEDITFPTYAHPSYNEGLLEAVEGLIGQAIHAAPAKRIPQDLSRK
- a CDS encoding patatin-like phospholipase family protein; its protein translation is MLIDGVFAGGGLKGFALVGAYQALEEKGYRFKRVAGTSAGAILACFIAAGYTGKEIEQMMQEEDLKLLLDPRKMILPIPFMKWLLLYLRMGLYQGNALEDWFFEKLSAKGIYNFADLPEGSLKLVASDLTNGKMIVLPDDLVHYGIEPGMFSIARALRMSCSIPFFFEPVRFKAPTGETIVVDGGVLSNFPMWIFDDAEGRRERPLIGMKLSHRKDQMGGKEISNALNLFEALFSTMKNAHDDRYISRKHEKEIIFIPVEQYSATQFNMEDEQKDALMSIGKSRANEFLRTWPHSMEGTRKYRMIV
- a CDS encoding general stress protein → MNKTFIGSFPNSERLMSKIVELKHEGVEEEDLYIVMKDDLAIDELRSNALKEGEDSPYNLFNHFMGFLAGEHNVRRLLKDAGFSDNEAKRYFDAVQEGALLLYINGQLKKEHNNEPIAVERQYEGYKPIPLDETEASPDS
- a CDS encoding ABC transporter permease yields the protein MFASLFGAFEQGIIFAIMALGVYLSFRVLDFPDLTVDGSFVSGAAVAATMILFGYHPAIATAVALIVGFMAGCVTGLLHTKGKINALLAGILMMIALYSINLRIMGLTTENSIGRPNIPLLNAETLFSKFKAFLAPLGIDNALNQLLSMMGVRYLPSTWATLFIVAIIVIIIKFIVDWFLKTEVGLAIRATGDNKKMIRSLSANTDTLVIIGLGFSNALVAFSGALFAQYTKSADISMGIGMIIIGLASVIIGEAIFGTKTIVRTTLAVIVGAIIYRIVLALALRVDFLDTGDMKLITAAIVICALILPQYFEKRREKARKARRHEERLAERNFSLNKEGNAIVEARTNK
- a CDS encoding C40 family peptidase — its product is MKKVALSLFVAGSLAFGFTAADAEASAPSSQSVSAHTGTYSTAYNVNIRSGAGTNHKIVLLAKKGTKATYVSEKKVGKEVWYQVKVNGKTGWALSTLLTKQSVTVAKSNTNVALSDKVVKRATGMTGIPYRFGGTTTKGFDCSGFVQYVYKQSGKSVARDTLGQYAQSKKVSKPQPGDLVFFQNTYRKGISHVGIYVGNNKFVHAGGKQSQVVSLNNSYWKSKFHSFKRL
- a CDS encoding ABC transporter ATP-binding protein; its protein translation is MLKLEQINKIFNEATPDEKIALDEINLELKSGDFVTVIGSNGAGKSTMLNMISGALTPDFGNIEIAGKEVTKLPEYVRSRMIGRVFQDPMAGTAPSMTIEENLAMAYSRDKKRVLRRGVDKKRREYFRSSLETLHLNLENRLNAKVGMLSGGERQALSLLMATFTQPSILLLDEHTAALDPSRAELITNLTKQLVEKDQLTTLMITHNMQQALDLGNRLIMMDKGQIILEVGAEDKKGLTIDKLMSEFQRIRGEKLTSDKALLVV
- a CDS encoding ABC transporter substrate-binding protein — protein: MKRKWNKALAAIFGATLLLSACGTSSGGSTTTAEKEKTYKIGVTQIVEHPSLNAAYDGFKKALEDAGVKAEYDVQIAQGDNSANTTIATNLVSSGVDLIFANSTPSAQAVAGATPDIPIVFTSVTDAVGAELVDSMESPGGNVTGTIDNHPDAIPNTMKFLKEELGAKKVGMVFNSGEANSRAQVDAVKEMLKDMDMTVVEASVATSADVKQATESLIGKVDSLYIITDNTVVSALESVVQVANEQKLPMMVGEFDSVKRGGLAAYGFEYYDIGYEAGQMAAKILKGESKPADLPVQVPQNLKLIMNEDTATALGLSIKDEWKVEFSE